The nucleotide sequence GTCGTCAGCTCGTGCCGTGAGGTGTTGGGTTAAGTCCCGCAACGAGCGCAACCCCTGTGTCCAGTTGCCAGCATGTAATGATGGGGACTCTGGACAGACTGCCTGCGCAAGCAGAGAGGAAGGAGGGGACGACGTCAAGTCATCATGGCCCTTACGCCCAGGGCGACACACGTGCTACAATGGTGCATACAGCGGGTAGCGATCCGGTAACGGTAAGCCAACCTCTAAAAGTGCATCTCAGTTCGGATCGGGGCCTGCAACTCGGCCCCGTGAAGCTGGAATCGCTAGTAATCGCGCATCAGCCATGGCGCGGTGAATACGTTCCCGGACCTTGTACACACCGCCCGTCAAGCCATGGAAGTCGGGTAGACCTGAAGGCAGTAACCGTTAAGGAGCTGTTTAGGGTAGAACCGGTAACTGGGGCTAAGTCGTAACAAGGTAGCCGTACCGGAAGGTGCGGCTGGAACACCTCCTTTCTGGATACGACCAGTATCTAAGATCGTCTTACTGCTTCACGGAGTGCCATAAAATGTATGGCATGGAAAAGTTCATTGACATACTGAAGATAATACAACAGAGTAACAAGAGTAAGTGAATAAGGGCGCACGGGGGATGCCTAGGCTCTCAGAGGCGAAGAAGGACGTGCCAAGCTGCGAAAAGCTGCGGGGATCGGCACAGGCGACTTGATCCGCAGATGTCCGAATGGGGCAACCCGGCTAGCAATAGCCATCTCGAAAGAGAAGCGAACGTGGGGAACTGAAACATCTAAGTACCCATAGGAGGAGAAAACAACAGTGATTCCGTGAGTAGTGGCGAGCGAAAGCGGAACAGCCCAAACCGTACATGTTACGGCATGTACGGGGTAATAGGACCTGCATAATTTACATACAGCGAACGTGAAGTGCCTGGGAAGGCGTACCGTAGAGGGTGATAGTCCCGTAACGGCAAGTTTTATGTGAAGGCGGGTATCCTGAGTAGGCCGGGACAGGAGAAATCCCGGTTGAATTTGCCGGCACCATCCGGTAAGGCTAAATACTCCTGAGAGACCGATAGTGAACAAGTACCGTGAGGGAAAGGTGAAAAGTACCGTGAATAACGGGGTGAAATAGAACCTGAAACCGTGCGCTTACAAGCGGTCGGAGCTGCTTAGTGCAGTGACGGCGTGCCTTTTGCATAATGAGCCTACGAGTTACTCCTCACTGGCGAGGGTAAGGCATTAAGTGCCGCACCCGGAGCGAAAGCGAGTCTGAACAGGGCGCTTAGTCAGTGGGGGTAGACGCGAAACTTAGTGATCTACCCATGGACAGGTTGAAGCTCCGGTAAAACGGAGTGGAGGACCGAACCGATAAACGTTGAAAAGTTTCCGGATGATCTGTGGGTAGGGGTGAAAGGCCAATCAAACTGAGAAATAGCTCGTACTCCCCGAAATGTTTTTAGGAACAGCGTCAGGGAAAGTATCACGGAGGTAGAGCTACCGATAGGACTAGGGGGAGTCACATCCTACCAAATCCTGACGAACTCCGAATGCCGTGATATTGTACTGGCAGTGAGGGCTGGGGTGCTAAGGTCCCAGTCCGAGAGGGAAAGAACCCAGACCTACCGCTAAGGTCCCCAAATATGTGCTAAGTTGAACAAAGGTGGTCCAGTTGCAGAGACAGCCAGGAGGTTAGCTTGGAAGCAGCTATTCCTTTAAAGAGTGCGTAACAGCTCACTGGTCGAGCGACAGGGCGTCGATGATAATCGGGCATCAAGCACATTACCGAAGCGTAGGATTGCAGCAATGCAGTGGTAGGGGAGCATTCCAACGACAGCGAAGGTTTACCGTCAGGTATGCTGGAGTTTTTGGAAAAGCAAATGTAGGCATAAGTAACGATAAGGCGGGCGAGAAACCCGCCCACCGATAGACCAAGGTTTCCTGATCAACGCTAATCGGATCAGGGTCAGTCTGGACCTAAGGCGAACCCGAAGGGGGCAGTCGATGGACAACGGGTTAATATTCCCGTACCGTATATACAGGCAATGGAGGGACGGAGTGATGAAAGTTCCGCCCGGTGACGGAATACCGGGTTGAAGGGTGTAGGTATTGGGGGTGTAGTCAAATGCGCACCTTTAGCCGAACCTGATAGTACCGCAATCCTTCGGGAGCGCGGATAGCGGACCTAAGAACTTCCAAGAAAATCTTCTAGCGTTAAGCGTATATATGCCAGTACCGCAAACCGACACAGGTGGTCAAGGAGAGAATCCTGAGGTGCTCGAGTGAATCATGGCTAAGGAACTCGGCAAAATGGCCCTGTAACTTCGGGAGAAGGGGCGCCTACTCATCGCAAGATGAGAGGCCGCAGTGAAAAGGCCCAGGCGACTGTTTATCAAAAACACATGGCTTTGCGAAGTGGCAACACAAAGTATAAGGCCTGACACCTGCCCGGTGCCGGAAGGTTAAGGGGGGGCGTTATCGTAAGAGAAGCGCTGAACTGAAGCCCCGGTAAACGGCGGCCGTAACTATAACGGTCCTAAGGTAGCGAAATTCCTTGTCGGGTAAGTTCCGACCTGCACGAATGGTGTAACGATCTGGGCACTGTCTCGGCCATGAGCTCGGTGAAATTGTAGTCGCGGTGAAGATGCCGCGTACCCGCAACGGGACGGAAAGACCCCATGAACCTTTACTGCAGCTTAACATTGGCATTGGGTAAACGATGTGTAGGATAGGCCGGAGGCTATGAAGGGGCGTCGCCAGGCGTTTTGGAGCCACTGTTGAAATACGGCCCTTTGTTTGCTTGGTGTCTAATCCCTGTACAAGGGAGACATTGTTTGGTGGGTAGTTTGACTGGGGTGGTCGCCTCCAAAAGAGTAACGGAGGCTTCCAAAGGTTCCCTCAGCACGCTTGGTAACCGTGCGCGGAGTGCAATAGCATAAGGGAGCTTGACTGCGAGGCCGACAAGCCGAGCAGGGTGGAAACACGGGTATAGTGATCCGGCGGTACCGTATGGAAGGGCCGTCGCTCAAAGGATAAAAGGTACTCTGGGGATAACAGGCTGATCTCCCCCAAGAGCTCATATCGACGGGGAGGTTTGGCACCTCGATGTCGGCTCGTCACATCCTGGGGCTGGAGAAGGTCCCAAGGGTTGGGCTGTTCGCCCATTAAAGTGGCACGCGAGCTGGGTTCAGAACGTCGTGAGACAGTTCGGTCCCTATCTGTTGCGGGCGTGGGAAACTTGAGAGGATCTGACCTTAGTACGAGAGGACCGGGTTGGACGGACCGCTGGTGTACCGGTTGTGGTGCCAACTGCACTGCCGGGTAGCTACGTCCGGAAGGGATAAGCGCTGAAAGCATCTAAGTGCGAAACCCACCTCGAGATGAGGTTTCCGTACAGGGTTGTCATAGACGATGACGTTGATAGGCTGCAGGTGTAAAGCCGGAGACGGCATAGCTGAGCAGTACTAATAGCCCGAAAGCTTACCTGTGGAAATGTTGTATTATCTTTAAGTAGTCATTGGTACTTTAAAAACATAAATAGCAAGAACTTAGGCGACCTAGCCAGAAGAATTTGGGCGGTACGGCGCAGGGGATCCACCTCTTCCCATCCCGAACAGAGAAGTTAAGCCCTGTCGCGCCGATGGTACTGGGGTTACACCCGGGAGAGTAGGTCGCCGCCCTCACCTATCAGGCCCCTTTTACAGAAATGTCAAAGTGGCCTTTTTTTATGCCCTCGTCCTTTCAATAATTATACAGGGCTTTATGGAAGGAGTAATTTAAATATCGCTGGTTTAGTTGTATCAGTTAATACTATATGCGCCTTTTTTCAATAGTTATAAAAACGGCTTTAGATTTTTGTTTTTTCTACCTGTTCTAAACAGATTCTTTTTTAAATTACCTCTTAAACGTATTACATTTTATTATGAGTAGAATAGCATTGATTACTGGAGCGACCTCCGGAATCGGTAAAGCTTGTGCCATTAGTTTATCCAAAGAAGGTTATAGTATTATAGCTACTGGTAGAAGAGAAAACCGTCTTAAGGAATTGAAAAGTGAATTGGCAAAAAATGTCGCGTATCACTATTTGGTTTTTGATGTGAGTGATAGGGAAGCAGTAGAAGCTGCCATAGGGGCATTGGATGATGATTGGAAAGAGATAGACGTACTAATTAATAACGCAGGTAATGCACATGGACTAGACCCGATAGATAAGGGAAGTATCGATGATTGGGATGCGATGATGGATATTAATGTAAAAGGACTATTGTATGTTTCGAAACAAATTATGCCTTTGATGAAAGAAAGAAGGGCAGGGCATATTGTTAATATCGGTTCCATTGCTGCAAAAGAAGTGTATCCTAACGGTAATGTATACTGTGCTTCCAAACATGCGGTCGATGCCATTACAAATGGGATGAGGTTAGATTTGACACAGCATGGTATAAAAGTAACAGGGATACATCCTGGTCTTGTGGAAACGGAATTTTCAAAGGTGAGATTTAAAGGTGATGAGGAAAAGGCTAAAAAAGTTTATGAAGGATTTGAACCTTTGAAGGCTCATGATATAGCAGATATTGTAAGGTTTGCCGTTACTAGGCCTAATCATGTAGTGATGACTGATATTACTGTGTTGGCTGGGGGGCAAGCAAATAGTAATACGGTATATAGGAAATAGTATGTTCATGTTGTATAGATTTTTTGTTCTAGGATTTTTATGGGGGGCTTTTAGCTGTAAGCCTGGAGGTAATGGGGAAGGCAGTGGCGCTGAATACTTTCTTGAGGGAGAGAACAAAACTATTGTTATAGCTGATGAATCCAAAGCTGATTCTATAAGTGATTTTGAGCAAGGACTTATAGATGCGGGACTGGTTAATGTTAAAAGTGTATTGCCAGAGGTGTTGGTGGAATTGAAGTATAGTACTACTGATAATTTTTTCGGTAGGGATGTTTATGGCGCATTGACTAACTGTTATTTACAAAAGGAAACGGTGGAGAAGCTAAAGCTTTCATTGGATTATTTGAAGGCTAATTATCCTGAATTGATTTTTTTGATATATGATGGTGTAAGGCCTAGATCGGTTCAGCAAATCCTATGGGATAATTTGGACAAACCAGACAGCATTAAGCCTTTGTATGTGGCCAATCCGCAAAAAGGTAGCTTACATAACTATGGTGTGGCCATTGATCTTACTCTTGCTTATAGGGCGACAGGTGAGGCGTTGGATTTAGGAACGCATTATGATTTTTTTGGCTATCCGGCATATCCGGATCGTGAAGCTGAAATGTTGGCAGCGGGAAAAATTAATACAGATCATATTGAAAGAAGACGTGTTCTTCGCCAAGCGATGAAAAAGGGTGGATTTACTGGTATTGGTTCGGAATGGTGGCATTTTAATGCCTTTAGCTTGGATGAAGCAAAATCTAAATTTGAAATAGTACCTTAATATATTTTAGTAACAATAAATTCATGCAATGAACCTATTAAAAAGTAAGGGGCTGTATAAGGCCTTATTAATGTTGAGTTTTATTTTATTTGTAAGTGTCAGCAGTTCTTTTGCCCAAGGACAGTTCAGAGCTTTGGTGTTTAGCAAGACACAGGGGTTTAGACATCAGTCTATACCAAATGCGGTTAAGGCAATTAAGGACATGGCCCAGAAAAGGGTGTTCAGTGTTTACACTACGGAAGATGCAGCAGTTTTTACTGATGAATCTTTAGCAAAATATGATTTGATTATTTTGGCAAGTACAACAGGTAATATTTTAAATGACGAGCAAAAGGCAGCATTTATAAAATTTGTCCAAAGTGGTAAAGGTGTAGTAGGGATCCACAGTGCTACTGATACGGAGTATGATTGGGAATGGTATACCAAAATGATAGGAGGACAGTTTAAACACCATCCAGCTCAGCAAACAGTAAGGATTAAAGTGATGGACTCTAATCATCCATCTACATATCACCTGGGCAATAAATATTGGTTGTGGACAGATGAGTTATATGAATATCAAAACTTCAATGATGATGTAAATGTTTTATTGCAGTTGGATGAAAGTACTTATGATGTTGGAAGTAGAAATGGTAAAAAGATGGGGATGGGTGATGTTCACCCCATCGCTTGGTATCATGAATATGATGGAGGAAGGGTTTTTTATACTGGATTAGGGCACGTAGAAGCTGCTTATGAGGATCCGGACTTTCTTAATCACCTGTATGGTGGTATTTGGTGGGCAGCCAAAGGATACCCTCTTGATTAATCCTTATTATTGAATCATAAAATCTCCCTCAATACGGCCGGATATATATCATGTCCTCCGTTGTAGGAGATTTTTTCTTTTTTGAGTTTTATCTTTTTCAATAGTGTTTTCTGCTCATTGATCCGTTCTTCATTGAGGAAGGGTCCTGTTTGCCCCAGACCAATAATATTGGGGTGTGGATCAAGGTATTATGAACCTGACTGAGGTCTAAGTCATGGGCGAATCCGCCTCCCCAAAGCACTAATTTATTAACAGGAATAGTCAGTTGTGCGGCCCATCTGGTGGAAGTGGTGCTTCCTTGAGAGAATCCTAGGATATTGATCGGGGGCATTTTTTTGAAATCTTTTAGTATTTTATCTAAGACAGCATTTAAAAATCGATTGTTGTTTTCTATGGCCAGTTCCCTTTGGTGTTTAGTCATCCAGTTTGCACCTACTCTCCCAGAAAAACCTTTTAAGTAGGTATGATTCATCGCTTCGGGTGCTATGATCAGTCGGTTTTTGCTAAATATGGTTTCAAACTTTCTTAAAAGAAGGGAGCCAGCTGACCATACCCATGAAGTACTATCCAAATTTCTGTTTCATAGCCTGTGGGCTCATGTGAAGTGAGGTAAGAAGCTTTGCTGTTAAAACTGACTTCCTGGTACATTTGGTTCATTTGAAATTATTGAATTTAAAAGGGAGTAACTGACTGATATTATCAGCTTTGAATATTTCTCCTGAAGGGTTTAGCATATAGATGGCAATCTCCTGATTGAATTTTAACTCATATTCATTGATTGTCTGTCGACAAAGTCCACAAGGAGAAATGGAGGAATAATTTTTACTTCCTAAAGCCTTAGCTGCTAAGGCAATTTTTAGCGGCGCTTGGTTGGGATAATTGGCATTGGCATATGATAGTAAAACGCGCTCTGCACATATCCCTACAGGAAAGGCCGCGTTTTCCTGGTTGTTTGCGGAAAGCATTTCTCCACTTTCTAAGAGTAAGGCTGCTCCAACAGCAAATTGAGAATAAGGCGCATAAGCGTTTTGCAGGGATTTTTTAGCCATTGCCATCAAATCCATTTCGTCCTTGTCCAGCTCTCCTTGTTCAAGGATATGTAAGCAGATATTTTGTGCTATTTTTTTAGCCATTGTAATGGAAGGATTGTAATTGTGCGATAAATGGATACATAATTTAACCTTTAGTTGGAGGATTTGAAAGAATAAATTTCTTCAATATGAAATTATTTGGCATCTTGGAAGAATCCAGAATTTTAGCAAAATGAAAACGATTTTAGTTATTGGCGCAGGAAAGTCCTCCCATGTATTGGTGGATTATTTATTGGAACAAGGTTTTATAAAGGACTATTACCTAATCCTCGCAGATGCAAGAGTCGAATTGGCTGAAAAGATGCTTCAGTCCAGAGAAAATGCTGAGGCTATTCAAATGGAAGTTGAGAATCAGGCTGATAGACGATTGGCCATTGTAAGGGCGGATGTAGTTGTTTCTATGCTCCCGGCCTTTTTACATCCCTTAGTGGCAAGGGATTGTCTTGCGCTTGGGAAACATTTCTTCTCAGCTTCCTATGAATCTGAGGAGATGCGTGCATTGGGAAATGAAGTTGCTGAAAAGGGATTATTCTTTCTGAATGAATGTGGTTTGGACCCTGGGATTGATCATATGTCTGCCATGAAGATAATTGATTCGGAAAAAGCTGCGGGGAGTTCAATTGTCCTTTTTAAATCGTACTGTGGTGGAGTACTTTCTCCTGAGAGTGAGAATGATAATCCATGGAAATATAAATTTACTTGGAATCCAAGAAATGTCGTATTGGCAGGGCAGGGAGTCTCCAGATTTATCCGAAACGGGAAATATAAATTTGTGCCCTATCATATGCTTTTTAGAAGAACGGATAAAGTGCGTTTTGATGATGTAGGAGAGTTTGATGGTTATGCCAACAGGGATTCCTTAGGTTATAGAGGAGTGTATGGCCTGGAGGATATCCCAACGATAATTAGGGGGACGCTAAGAAGAGCTGGTTTTTGTAAAAGCTGGGATGTACTGGTCCAGTTGGGAATGACGGATAATACGTTTACTGTCGAGCTTCCAGAAGATTTTACCATGAGGACATTTTTTAATGCCTTCTTGCCA is from Echinicola marina and encodes:
- a CDS encoding SDR family NAD(P)-dependent oxidoreductase, which translates into the protein MSRIALITGATSGIGKACAISLSKEGYSIIATGRRENRLKELKSELAKNVAYHYLVFDVSDREAVEAAIGALDDDWKEIDVLINNAGNAHGLDPIDKGSIDDWDAMMDINVKGLLYVSKQIMPLMKERRAGHIVNIGSIAAKEVYPNGNVYCASKHAVDAITNGMRLDLTQHGIKVTGIHPGLVETEFSKVRFKGDEEKAKKVYEGFEPLKAHDIADIVRFAVTRPNHVVMTDITVLAGGQANSNTVYRK
- a CDS encoding M15 family metallopeptidase, with product MLYRFFVLGFLWGAFSCKPGGNGEGSGAEYFLEGENKTIVIADESKADSISDFEQGLIDAGLVNVKSVLPEVLVELKYSTTDNFFGRDVYGALTNCYLQKETVEKLKLSLDYLKANYPELIFLIYDGVRPRSVQQILWDNLDKPDSIKPLYVANPQKGSLHNYGVAIDLTLAYRATGEALDLGTHYDFFGYPAYPDREAEMLAAGKINTDHIERRRVLRQAMKKGGFTGIGSEWWHFNAFSLDEAKSKFEIVP
- a CDS encoding ThuA domain-containing protein, with the protein product MNLLKSKGLYKALLMLSFILFVSVSSSFAQGQFRALVFSKTQGFRHQSIPNAVKAIKDMAQKRVFSVYTTEDAAVFTDESLAKYDLIILASTTGNILNDEQKAAFIKFVQSGKGVVGIHSATDTEYDWEWYTKMIGGQFKHHPAQQTVRIKVMDSNHPSTYHLGNKYWLWTDELYEYQNFNDDVNVLLQLDESTYDVGSRNGKKMGMGDVHPIAWYHEYDGGRVFYTGLGHVEAAYEDPDFLNHLYGGIWWAAKGYPLD
- a CDS encoding alpha/beta hydrolase; translation: MDSTSWVWSAGSLLLRKFETIFSKNRLIIAPEAMNHTYLKGFSGRVGANWMTKHQRELAIENNNRFLNAVLDKILKDFKKMPPINILGFSQGSTTSTRWAAQLTIPVNKLVLWGGGFAHDLDLSQVHNTLIHTPILLVWGKQDPSSMKNGSMSRKHY
- a CDS encoding cytidine deaminase; the encoded protein is MAKKIAQNICLHILEQGELDKDEMDLMAMAKKSLQNAYAPYSQFAVGAALLLESGEMLSANNQENAAFPVGICAERVLLSYANANYPNQAPLKIALAAKALGSKNYSSISPCGLCRQTINEYELKFNQEIAIYMLNPSGEIFKADNISQLLPFKFNNFK
- a CDS encoding saccharopine dehydrogenase C-terminal domain-containing protein, giving the protein MKTILVIGAGKSSHVLVDYLLEQGFIKDYYLILADARVELAEKMLQSRENAEAIQMEVENQADRRLAIVRADVVVSMLPAFLHPLVARDCLALGKHFFSASYESEEMRALGNEVAEKGLFFLNECGLDPGIDHMSAMKIIDSEKAAGSSIVLFKSYCGGVLSPESENDNPWKYKFTWNPRNVVLAGQGVSRFIRNGKYKFVPYHMLFRRTDKVRFDDVGEFDGYANRDSLGYRGVYGLEDIPTIIRGTLRRAGFCKSWDVLVQLGMTDNTFTVELPEDFTMRTFFNAFLPFDPVQKVEEKLQTLLPWVDDEILCKLEWLGLFSNEPLPLLEGSPAAILQVILEKKWAMQENDHDMVVMQHQFESITVQEVKKHIHSSLVIKGENRTYTAMAKTVGLPLGIAVDMFLQGEIKLKGLHLPIKKEIYLPILNKLAERGIVFREEVWYAS